From the Teredinibacter turnerae T7901 genome, one window contains:
- a CDS encoding AAA family ATPase, with translation MDNNDLRLILNTNAALVVIETYDEARTIDLLKAEFADLGLPAWRWSVSEGLGPLGFGLELAHPEQYSDPLVALRYIKEYRARGAFVLCDIHPFLDEAKVVRMLKDVALNYSQCPQRVVLVSHALKLPPELARYAVSTEISLPNDEEILALVREQARTWAEENGQSRIKTDNQTLQKLVSNLRGLTHRDVKRLAYGAIADDGAITESDLPEITRAKFNLMDMEGVLHFEYSTAHLKEVAGLNRLKSWLDDRAHAMHSSASTNPLDPPKGVLLFGVQGGGKSLAAKAIAGVWGLPLLRLDMAALFNKFIGETERNLREALKLADLMSPCVLWLDEIEKGMAQGNDDSGTPKRLLGTLLTWMAERKSRVFMVATSNDISQLPPELMRKGRFDEIFFVDLPDESVRESIFNIHLHKRSLNIADFNLPMLAVMTEGYTGAEIEQAIVSATYTAAARQSPVNDTLLRDAIRQTQPLSVVMAEKIQALRAWAEERAVRAN, from the coding sequence ATGGATAATAACGATTTACGGTTAATTCTCAACACCAATGCGGCTTTGGTTGTTATAGAAACATACGACGAAGCGCGCACTATCGATCTGCTCAAGGCAGAATTTGCCGATCTGGGCCTCCCTGCATGGCGCTGGAGTGTGAGTGAAGGGCTGGGCCCGCTGGGATTTGGCTTGGAGCTGGCACACCCGGAGCAATACAGCGACCCATTAGTGGCGCTGCGCTACATAAAAGAGTATCGCGCACGCGGCGCCTTTGTCCTGTGCGACATTCACCCCTTTCTCGACGAAGCCAAGGTGGTGCGCATGCTGAAGGACGTTGCGCTCAATTATTCCCAGTGCCCACAACGGGTGGTGTTGGTCAGTCATGCACTTAAGCTGCCGCCGGAGCTGGCCCGCTATGCGGTTTCCACCGAAATTTCCCTGCCCAACGACGAAGAAATTCTGGCACTGGTGCGCGAGCAGGCCCGTACCTGGGCCGAAGAAAACGGCCAGTCGCGCATTAAAACCGACAATCAAACCTTGCAAAAACTTGTGAGCAACCTGCGCGGCCTCACCCACCGGGATGTAAAACGCCTGGCCTACGGGGCAATTGCCGATGACGGCGCGATTACTGAAAGCGACCTGCCAGAGATTACCCGCGCGAAATTCAACCTGATGGATATGGAAGGCGTACTCCATTTTGAATACAGCACGGCTCACCTGAAGGAGGTCGCCGGGCTCAACCGCCTTAAATCCTGGCTGGACGACCGCGCGCACGCCATGCACAGCAGCGCAAGTACCAACCCGTTGGACCCGCCTAAAGGTGTGTTGTTGTTCGGGGTGCAGGGCGGTGGCAAAAGCCTCGCCGCCAAAGCCATTGCCGGGGTGTGGGGCCTGCCCTTGTTGCGCCTGGATATGGCCGCGTTATTTAACAAGTTTATTGGCGAAACCGAGCGCAACCTGCGCGAAGCCCTAAAACTGGCAGATTTAATGAGCCCTTGCGTGCTCTGGCTGGACGAAATAGAAAAAGGCATGGCGCAAGGCAATGACGACAGCGGCACCCCAAAACGCCTGCTCGGCACGCTGTTAACCTGGATGGCCGAACGCAAAAGCCGGGTGTTTATGGTGGCCACCAGCAACGACATCAGCCAGTTACCGCCTGAATTAATGCGTAAAGGCCGCTTCGACGAAATCTTTTTTGTGGATTTGCCAGACGAGTCTGTAAGGGAATCCATATTTAATATTCATCTGCACAAACGCAGCCTCAATATTGCCGACTTCAATCTGCCAATGTTGGCAGTCATGACAGAAGGTTACACGGGTGCGGAAATAGAGCAGGCAATTGTGTCGGCAACCTATACCGCTGCTGCACGCCAGTCGCCGGTAAACGATACCTTGCTGCGCGATGCCATTCGCCAAACGCAGCCGCTTTCCGTGGTTATGGCAGAAAAAATACAGGCGTTGCGAGCCTGGGCGGAGGAGCGAGCGGTAAGAGCGAATTAG
- the crp gene encoding cAMP-activated global transcriptional regulator CRP, with protein MVAVSLTPHIKNVEEFLAHCHRRRYPAKSTLIYAGDKSDSLYYIIKGSVTVLIEDEEGREMIVAYLNDGDFFGEMGLFDEQDNRSAWVRAKSECEIAEISYTKFQELSETHPEFLFALGTQMARRLRNTTRKVGDLAFLDVTGRVARTLLDLCKEPDAMTHPDGMQIKITRQEIGRIVGCSREMVGRVLKTLEEQGLVSVKGKTMVVFGTR; from the coding sequence TTGGTTGCTGTGTCTCTTACTCCCCACATCAAAAATGTGGAAGAATTTCTTGCTCATTGTCACCGTCGCCGCTACCCGGCGAAAAGCACGCTCATTTACGCGGGCGATAAAAGTGACTCCCTTTATTACATCATTAAAGGTTCTGTAACTGTCCTGATCGAAGACGAAGAAGGTCGCGAGATGATCGTTGCCTATCTGAACGACGGCGATTTCTTTGGTGAAATGGGCCTGTTTGATGAACAGGATAACCGTAGCGCCTGGGTTAGGGCGAAATCCGAATGTGAGATCGCGGAGATTTCCTACACTAAATTCCAGGAATTGTCGGAAACCCACCCCGAATTTTTGTTTGCGCTGGGTACTCAAATGGCCCGCCGCTTGCGCAACACCACCCGTAAAGTGGGCGACCTTGCGTTTCTCGATGTTACCGGCCGCGTAGCCCGCACTTTGCTCGATCTGTGCAAAGAGCCGGATGCAATGACCCACCCGGACGGCATGCAAATTAAGATCACCCGTCAGGAAATTGGCCGCATTGTTGGCTGTTCGCGGGAAATGGTCGGCCGCGTACTGAAAACTCTGGAAGAGCAAGGCCTGGTTTCCGTCAAGGGCAAGACCATGGTG
- a CDS encoding SulP family inorganic anion transporter, with protein sequence MFNLLTRSSTSVRADLLSGTTVALALVPEAVAFAFVAGVEPMVGLYAAFMMGLITSLIGGRPGMISGATGATAVVMVSLVAEHGVQYLFAAVVLCGFLQITAGLLRLGKYIRMVPHPVMLGFVNGLAIVIFLAQLNQFKVADAAGDFHWMQGEMLYVMAGLILLTMLIIHFLPKLTTAVPSSLVAIVVVTLLVIGLDLPARSVIDFVKDMLPADQAANATLEGVLPSFAIPSVPFTWETLKIIFPYSLILAGVGLIESLLTLTLIDEITNTRGKGNRECVGQGVANSINGVFGGMGGCAMIGQSMININSGGRGRLSGITAAVVLLLLILFGASLIELIPLPALVGVMFMVVLGTFEWSSFRIIRKIPATDAFIIVLVSGVTVAFDLAIAVIVGVIVSALVFAWKHAQLIYVETYINEEGSKVYELRGPIFFGSVANFKELFDPENDPSDVIIEFQRSRVSDHSGIEALDALAERYQKQGKTLHLRHLSPECRELLNNARDLCEVSILDPQYHVATDKLAN encoded by the coding sequence ATGTTTAATTTGCTTACGCGGTCTTCCACCAGCGTGCGTGCCGATCTCCTTTCCGGCACTACGGTCGCCCTTGCTTTGGTGCCAGAGGCGGTTGCCTTCGCCTTTGTGGCCGGCGTTGAACCCATGGTGGGGTTGTACGCGGCATTTATGATGGGTTTGATTACCTCGCTGATTGGCGGCCGCCCGGGGATGATTTCCGGCGCGACCGGTGCCACGGCGGTGGTGATGGTTTCTCTGGTGGCCGAACACGGTGTGCAGTATTTATTTGCCGCGGTGGTGCTGTGTGGTTTCCTACAAATTACCGCGGGGTTGTTACGTTTAGGTAAATACATTCGCATGGTGCCGCACCCGGTGATGCTGGGTTTTGTTAACGGCCTGGCGATTGTGATTTTTCTGGCGCAGTTAAACCAGTTTAAAGTGGCGGACGCCGCTGGCGATTTTCACTGGATGCAAGGTGAAATGCTGTATGTGATGGCAGGGCTGATTCTGCTGACCATGTTGATTATCCATTTTCTACCCAAGCTGACCACGGCGGTGCCCTCTTCGCTGGTGGCCATTGTGGTGGTAACCCTGCTGGTGATTGGCCTCGATTTACCGGCGCGCTCGGTGATCGATTTTGTAAAAGATATGCTCCCGGCAGACCAGGCCGCGAACGCAACGCTCGAAGGCGTGTTGCCGAGCTTTGCTATTCCTTCCGTGCCTTTTACCTGGGAAACCTTAAAAATTATTTTCCCTTACTCGCTGATTCTTGCCGGCGTAGGTTTAATTGAATCGCTGCTAACGCTCACACTTATCGATGAAATTACCAATACCCGGGGCAAAGGCAACCGCGAGTGTGTCGGCCAGGGTGTGGCCAATAGCATTAACGGCGTATTCGGCGGCATGGGCGGCTGCGCGATGATCGGCCAGAGTATGATCAATATTAATTCTGGCGGTCGCGGTCGTTTGTCGGGTATTACGGCTGCGGTGGTGTTGTTGCTGCTGATTTTGTTCGGTGCATCGCTGATTGAATTAATTCCGCTGCCCGCGCTGGTGGGTGTGATGTTTATGGTGGTGCTCGGCACGTTTGAGTGGTCCAGCTTCCGTATTATTCGCAAAATTCCCGCGACGGATGCGTTTATTATTGTGCTGGTGTCCGGCGTTACCGTCGCGTTCGACCTGGCGATTGCGGTAATCGTGGGCGTGATTGTGTCCGCCCTGGTATTCGCCTGGAAACACGCGCAATTAATTTATGTGGAAACCTATATAAACGAAGAAGGCAGCAAAGTGTACGAATTGCGCGGCCCTATTTTCTTCGGTTCGGTTGCCAACTTTAAAGAGTTGTTCGACCCGGAAAATGACCCCAGCGATGTAATTATTGAATTCCAGCGCTCTCGCGTTAGCGACCATTCCGGTATTGAAGCGCTGGATGCGCTGGCTGAACGCTATCAAAAACAAGGCAAGACCTTGCACCTGCGCCACCTCAGCCCCGAGTGCCGGGAACTGCTGAATAATGCGCGGGATTTATGCGAAGTAAGTATTCTCGACCCGCAATACCATGTCGCCACCGACAAGTTGGCGAACTGA
- a CDS encoding helix-turn-helix transcriptional regulator, translating to MDKFDRFQLLHRVFTTRKRPVPLKVLAEKLECTEGSAKRLIHQLRDYWQAPLEYDSERRGWYYHPDTTFELPGLWLTAAELQSLTALLHLIENIGEGMLGDELQVVERSIHKLIQARGIDPAAVARHIKYFAISKRQTHYQIFATVAESLLKKRQLTLLYQDYRNQKTTRTVSPQTLVYYRENWHLDAWCHLRNGLRTFALSRIQRADAATAAAKEVPASELASHFADSFGIFSGPAKYQAKLRFYPEVARDLASQQWHPQQVGEWEGQNYLLTIPYNQDAELIMEILKYGNNVEVLAPATLRARVKEKLRAALQLY from the coding sequence ATGGATAAGTTCGACCGCTTTCAATTGTTGCACCGAGTCTTCACCACCCGTAAACGCCCCGTGCCTCTTAAAGTTCTAGCCGAAAAGCTGGAATGTACCGAAGGCAGCGCCAAGCGGCTGATTCACCAGCTGCGCGATTACTGGCAGGCGCCGCTGGAATACGACAGCGAAAGGCGCGGCTGGTATTACCACCCCGACACCACGTTTGAACTGCCGGGGCTGTGGCTTACCGCAGCTGAATTGCAGTCGCTCACTGCGCTGCTGCACCTCATCGAGAATATTGGGGAGGGCATGCTCGGCGATGAGCTGCAGGTGGTGGAGCGCAGCATTCACAAGCTGATTCAAGCCCGCGGCATCGACCCCGCCGCTGTTGCCCGTCACATTAAATATTTTGCCATCAGCAAGCGCCAAACCCACTACCAAATATTTGCCACGGTGGCAGAGAGCCTGCTCAAAAAGCGCCAGCTCACACTGCTCTACCAAGACTACCGCAACCAAAAAACCACCCGCACAGTAAGCCCGCAAACCCTGGTGTACTACCGGGAAAACTGGCATCTGGACGCCTGGTGCCACCTGCGCAATGGCCTGCGCACATTCGCGCTATCGCGCATTCAGCGCGCGGACGCGGCAACCGCTGCCGCGAAAGAGGTGCCCGCCAGCGAACTTGCCTCGCATTTTGCCGACAGCTTCGGCATTTTCTCCGGCCCCGCCAAATACCAGGCCAAACTCCGCTTCTACCCGGAAGTCGCCCGCGACCTCGCCAGCCAGCAATGGCACCCGCAGCAAGTGGGCGAATGGGAAGGCCAGAATTACCTGCTCACTATTCCTTACAACCAGGACGCCGAGCTGATTATGGAAATACTCAAATACGGCAATAACGTAGAAGTGCTCGCCCCAGCCACCCTGCGCGCCCGGGTAAAAGAAAAATTGCGCGCTGCCTTGCAGCTTTATTAG
- the coq7 gene encoding 2-polyprenyl-3-methyl-6-methoxy-1,4-benzoquinone monooxygenase yields MSRQYSLIDNLIAGADRALRTLTPGTQPVNREAPEPAVAEDSLSDKERKHAAGLMRVNHSGEVCAQALYQGQALTAKLPAVRAEMEVAADEEIDHLSWCETRIRDLGSRPSLLNPLWYGLSFGIGAAAGKISDKISLGFVAATEQQVCKHLESHLKKLPEGDTPSRAIVAQMLEDEAKHAHTALDAGGSRFPGPIKAVMTGVSKLMTETSYRI; encoded by the coding sequence ATGAGCAGACAATACTCCCTGATCGATAACCTCATCGCCGGTGCAGACCGGGCGTTGCGAACCCTCACCCCCGGCACTCAGCCGGTGAACCGGGAGGCGCCGGAGCCTGCGGTGGCGGAGGACTCTCTCTCCGACAAGGAGCGCAAACACGCAGCGGGCCTGATGCGGGTAAACCATTCTGGCGAAGTGTGTGCACAGGCGCTTTACCAGGGCCAGGCACTAACGGCAAAACTGCCAGCAGTGCGGGCAGAAATGGAGGTGGCCGCCGATGAGGAGATTGACCACCTGTCCTGGTGCGAAACCCGGATTCGCGACCTGGGCAGTCGCCCCAGCCTGCTGAACCCACTGTGGTACGGGTTGTCGTTTGGGATTGGCGCAGCGGCTGGCAAAATCAGCGACAAAATCAGCCTAGGCTTTGTCGCCGCCACGGAACAACAGGTGTGCAAGCACCTGGAATCACACTTGAAGAAGTTACCCGAAGGAGATACACCCAGCCGGGCGATTGTCGCCCAAATGCTGGAAGATGAAGCCAAACACGCCCATACGGCACTGGATGCGGGTGGCTCGCGCTTTCCGGGGCCAATCAAGGCGGTGATGACTGGCGTCTCCAAGCTGATGACAGAAACCAGTTATCGCATCTAA
- a CDS encoding CRISPR-associated helicase/endonuclease Cas3, which produces MDYIAHIRATGERQLLQTHLSEVGELAASFAEKVGLAEAGRLLGLLHDFGKYSNSFQAYIKSANADLDRDDADFVDPVAMKGKIDHSTAGTQFIWKLLLERYPAVGNVHCVAQILAICIASHHGGLINFLDQSGDNRFNIRLAKADDLTHYTECLENCGEVFREGIQSQVNNEFLRSFIVVLKSMYPADAKQTIAFFYLGFCTRFLFSCLVDADRINSIEFDNPKAKALRLKRKKQFSWDTAIERLEAYLSTLDTNKSINRLRAQISLDCLNKAASPTGLFKLSVPTGGGKTLASLRFALQHAKLNKLDRVIYIIPYTSIIEQNAHVAREVLEHAGDEFSWVLEHHSNLEPELQTWESKLLSQNWDAPVVFTTMVQFLEALFGGGTRGARRIHQLARSVLIFDEIQTLPVRCMHLFCNAINFLTQSANTTAVMCTATQPLLDRLSKPELGQLEFSSGAELVEDPTALFASLNRVSVEDLCKQPGWTESEIVELVLDTYKKNKTCLVIVNTKAWAKRLFERCGEFLPADNIYHLSTNLCAAHREDIFKEVRMRLEAKRPTLCISTQLIEAGVDISFASVVRFLAGLDSIAQAAGRCNRNRELEDESGNAALGHVYIVSPEDENLGSLVDIQLGQAATRRVLGEGFSNLLSPEAIERYFFYYFSDRKDDMAYQLQEKSLDKSENIVRLLSTNHANMAYKQPPAKHLPQLQQSFADAAKHFKAIDAPTVGIITPYGEGQEIINELCGLDRYTERDRMRELLARAQKFSINIYENLFNELRSLEAILEAQHGLEIYYLKQEYYLNESGLSVEGGALPFLFDC; this is translated from the coding sequence ATGGATTACATTGCACACATAAGGGCAACTGGCGAACGCCAACTATTGCAAACGCACCTGAGTGAAGTGGGGGAACTTGCCGCAAGCTTCGCGGAAAAAGTGGGGTTGGCGGAGGCCGGCAGGCTCCTGGGGTTGTTGCACGATTTTGGCAAATACAGCAATAGCTTTCAGGCCTATATCAAGTCGGCAAACGCTGATTTGGATCGCGATGACGCGGATTTTGTCGATCCGGTAGCGATGAAGGGCAAGATAGACCACTCCACCGCAGGTACACAATTTATATGGAAGCTACTGCTAGAGCGCTACCCTGCCGTTGGTAATGTACATTGTGTAGCGCAAATTCTCGCAATATGTATCGCGTCTCATCACGGCGGGTTAATCAATTTTTTAGACCAGTCTGGTGATAACCGCTTTAACATCCGGCTCGCGAAAGCTGATGACCTCACCCACTACACAGAATGCCTTGAGAATTGTGGTGAAGTATTTCGAGAAGGCATTCAGTCCCAAGTGAACAACGAATTTTTAAGGTCATTTATTGTTGTCCTCAAATCTATGTACCCGGCCGATGCTAAACAAACTATCGCGTTTTTTTACTTAGGGTTCTGCACACGCTTTTTGTTTAGCTGCCTGGTGGATGCTGACCGCATAAACAGTATCGAATTCGATAACCCCAAGGCAAAGGCGCTGCGACTTAAGCGAAAAAAACAATTTTCCTGGGATACCGCCATAGAACGTCTGGAAGCTTATCTATCCACGCTGGATACGAACAAGAGTATAAACCGCTTGCGCGCACAAATATCACTAGACTGCCTGAATAAAGCCGCTAGCCCCACGGGTTTGTTCAAACTTAGTGTGCCTACCGGCGGCGGTAAAACTCTGGCAAGCCTGCGCTTCGCGCTTCAACATGCCAAGTTAAATAAGCTGGATCGCGTAATTTATATCATCCCATACACCTCGATCATTGAACAAAATGCGCATGTCGCCAGGGAGGTCTTGGAGCACGCTGGCGATGAGTTCAGTTGGGTGCTTGAGCATCATTCAAACCTGGAGCCGGAGCTACAAACCTGGGAGTCGAAGCTGCTTTCTCAAAATTGGGATGCGCCGGTTGTCTTTACAACCATGGTTCAGTTTTTAGAGGCGCTATTTGGGGGCGGCACGCGAGGAGCCCGCAGGATTCACCAGTTGGCGAGGAGCGTGCTCATTTTTGATGAAATTCAGACGTTGCCGGTGCGATGTATGCATTTGTTTTGCAATGCGATTAACTTCCTGACCCAATCAGCTAACACCACTGCGGTCATGTGTACAGCTACGCAACCACTCTTGGATCGGCTATCTAAGCCGGAGCTGGGGCAGCTTGAATTTTCCTCGGGTGCAGAACTGGTTGAAGACCCCACCGCGCTGTTTGCATCGCTAAACAGGGTGTCGGTAGAAGACCTATGTAAACAGCCGGGTTGGACGGAAAGTGAAATTGTTGAATTGGTGTTGGATACTTACAAAAAAAATAAAACTTGCCTTGTGATCGTAAATACCAAGGCCTGGGCTAAGCGGCTGTTTGAGCGCTGCGGTGAGTTTCTGCCTGCGGATAATATTTATCACTTAAGTACCAACCTCTGTGCGGCTCACCGTGAGGATATTTTTAAGGAAGTCAGAATGCGGTTGGAGGCAAAGCGCCCCACCTTATGCATATCCACCCAGCTAATTGAAGCCGGTGTCGATATTTCGTTTGCCAGTGTTGTCAGATTTCTTGCAGGTCTGGATAGCATTGCTCAGGCCGCGGGCCGCTGTAATCGCAACCGTGAGCTGGAAGACGAGTCCGGAAACGCGGCCTTGGGGCACGTTTATATTGTTAGCCCGGAGGACGAAAATCTGGGTTCCCTGGTCGATATTCAACTCGGTCAGGCGGCTACTCGCCGAGTGCTTGGCGAAGGCTTTTCAAACCTATTATCGCCAGAGGCGATAGAGCGTTACTTTTTTTATTATTTCAGTGATCGTAAGGACGATATGGCGTATCAGCTCCAGGAAAAATCGCTGGATAAATCCGAAAATATTGTGCGCTTGCTGTCAACCAATCACGCAAATATGGCCTATAAGCAGCCTCCAGCTAAACACCTTCCTCAACTACAGCAGTCGTTCGCCGATGCGGCAAAGCACTTTAAAGCCATCGACGCGCCGACAGTAGGAATTATCACACCCTATGGCGAAGGCCAGGAAATTATAAATGAGCTGTGCGGTTTAGATCGGTATACGGAGCGCGATCGAATGCGCGAACTGCTGGCGCGAGCGCAAAAGTTCTCGATTAATATCTATGAGAATCTATTCAACGAATTGCGTTCTCTGGAGGCCATCTTAGAGGCGCAGCATGGCTTGGAAATCTACTATCTGAAACAAGAGTACTATTTGAACGAAAGCGGGCTGAGCGTTGAAGGGGGGGCGCTTCCCTTCTTGTTCGATTGTTAG
- a CDS encoding OsmC family protein has protein sequence MQATVKWVDGAQFLAESGSGHSVVMDGPPDHGGRNMGVRPMEMLLMGLGGCASFDVMSILQKARQKVVDCRTELTAERADATPAVFTKIHLKFIVTGIDLKEAQVKRAVSLSAEKYCSASIMMEAAGVEISHEFEIVSA, from the coding sequence ATGCAGGCAACCGTTAAATGGGTCGATGGCGCCCAATTTTTAGCCGAATCTGGCAGTGGTCACAGTGTTGTTATGGATGGTCCTCCCGACCACGGCGGCCGAAACATGGGCGTGCGGCCAATGGAAATGTTACTGATGGGGCTAGGGGGCTGTGCCTCGTTCGACGTGATGAGCATCCTGCAGAAGGCGCGTCAGAAGGTGGTGGATTGCCGCACCGAGCTGACTGCGGAGCGCGCAGACGCCACGCCCGCCGTGTTCACCAAAATTCACCTGAAATTTATTGTTACTGGTATCGACCTGAAAGAAGCGCAGGTTAAACGCGCGGTATCACTGTCAGCAGAAAAATATTGTTCTGCGTCGATTATGATGGAAGCCGCTGGCGTGGAAATCTCTCACGAATTCGAAATTGTGAGTGCCTGA